A region of Staphylococcus sp. IVB6181 DNA encodes the following proteins:
- a CDS encoding type B 50S ribosomal protein L31 produces MRQGIHPEYHKVIFLDTTTNYKFLSGSTKSSSETMEWEDGNEYPVIRLDISSDSHPFYTGRQKFAAADGRVERFNKKFGLKSSNNNE; encoded by the coding sequence ATGAGACAAGGAATCCATCCTGAATACCACAAAGTAATTTTCTTAGATACAACAACTAACTACAAATTCTTAAGTGGTTCAACTAAATCATCATCAGAAACAATGGAATGGGAAGATGGCAACGAATATCCAGTTATCCGTTTAGATATTTCATCTGACTCACATCCATTCTACACTGGTCGTCAAAAATTCGCAGCTGCGGATGGCCGTGTTGAAAGATTCAACAAGAAATTCGGTCTTAAATCATCAAACAATAACGAATAA
- a CDS encoding TIGR01440 family protein, which translates to MENLKLLLNELKEQNFFKPGEICVIGCSTSEVIGERIGSVGSMDVAQELFDALMEVRKETGVIFAFQGCEHINRAITIEREHFNPLTMEEVTVVPATHAGGSMSTYAYRHLDNPMVVEHITANCGIDIGQTMIGMHIKHVAVPVRTSVKTVGDAVVTIATSRPKLIGGERAHYTL; encoded by the coding sequence ATGGAAAACTTGAAGTTGTTGCTGAATGAATTGAAAGAACAAAATTTCTTTAAACCAGGAGAAATTTGCGTGATCGGCTGCTCGACATCTGAGGTTATCGGCGAACGTATCGGCTCGGTCGGTTCTATGGATGTTGCACAAGAATTGTTTGATGCGTTGATGGAGGTCCGTAAAGAAACGGGTGTCATCTTTGCATTCCAAGGTTGCGAACACATCAACAGAGCAATTACTATCGAACGTGAACATTTCAATCCACTTACAATGGAAGAAGTAACTGTAGTACCTGCAACGCATGCTGGAGGCAGTATGTCAACGTACGCTTATCGCCACCTCGACAATCCTATGGTTGTTGAGCATATCACAGCAAACTGCGGTATTGATATTGGTCAAACTATGATCGGCATGCATATCAAACATGTTGCAGTGCCTGTGCGCACTTCTGTGAAAACAGTCGGCGATGCGGTAGTGACAATTGCGACTTCCAGACCTAAGTTAATTGGCGGCGAACGTGCTCACTATACTTTATAA
- the prmC gene encoding peptide chain release factor N(5)-glutamine methyltransferase has translation MSYKEAVQAAAKQAVARGFESKRAEWLLLDLLDWSLADYVLKMNDTMTKAHRAAYQAAAERMLTGEPIQYITGFQSFYGERFKVDARCLIPRPETEEVLLHFMNQLSNSDSVADIGTGSGIIAVMLKLLKPDLTVYATDLFEGPLEIARANAAMHQTDITFLQGSDLSPLIEQNIRLDGLISNPPYIDQAESIDMAETVVDYEPHQALFAKEHGLAIYRAIIEKLPQVLNDNAVVVFEIGYNQGEVLKALIQSIYPSIEVDVIQDINQNDRIISFIWKR, from the coding sequence TTGAGTTATAAGGAAGCTGTACAAGCAGCTGCGAAACAAGCAGTTGCACGCGGCTTTGAATCTAAAAGAGCAGAGTGGCTGCTGTTAGATTTGCTTGACTGGTCGCTTGCGGATTATGTCTTGAAGATGAATGACACTATGACAAAAGCACATCGTGCAGCCTATCAAGCAGCGGCAGAACGTATGTTAACTGGGGAGCCGATTCAATATATTACCGGGTTCCAAAGCTTTTACGGCGAACGCTTCAAAGTAGATGCGCGCTGCTTGATTCCTAGACCTGAAACCGAAGAAGTCCTACTGCATTTTATGAATCAATTATCCAATAGTGATAGTGTCGCTGATATTGGTACAGGCAGTGGTATTATTGCGGTGATGCTGAAACTTTTGAAACCTGATTTGACAGTCTATGCGACGGATTTGTTTGAAGGACCGTTAGAGATTGCGCGTGCCAATGCAGCAATGCATCAGACAGATATTACATTCTTGCAAGGGAGCGACTTGTCTCCTTTAATAGAACAAAATATACGTTTAGACGGTTTAATTTCAAACCCGCCGTATATTGATCAAGCAGAATCTATAGATATGGCTGAAACTGTAGTGGATTATGAACCGCACCAAGCTTTGTTTGCAAAAGAGCATGGCTTAGCCATTTATCGAGCAATTATTGAAAAGCTGCCGCAAGTTTTGAATGACAATGCTGTAGTCGTTTTTGAAATCGGTTATAATCAAGGGGAAGTACTGAAGGCACTGATTCAATCTATCTATCCGTCAATTGAGGTAGATGTGATTCAAGATATTAATCAAAACGACAGAATTATTTCATTTATATGGAAACGCTGA
- a CDS encoding UDP-N-acetylglucosamine 1-carboxyvinyltransferase, with amino-acid sequence MAQEVIKIRGGQPLKGKLKINGAKNSAVAIIPAALLAEDVVKLEGLPQISDVATLVSLLEDLNIKTDLEGTELKIDPTEIQNASLPNHKVESLRASYYMMGALLGRFKKCVIGLPGGCPLGPRPIDQHIKGFKALGATIDESSPTSMKIEAEELKGANIFLDMVSVGATINIMLAAVRAEGQTVIENAAKEPEVVDVATFLTGMGANIKGAGTSTIKITGVDHLHGVTHQIIPDRIEAGSYMCMAAACGGEVELDNIIPKHIEPLTVKLQELGVDVNINDDSVTLKGQLPFNNVNIKTLVYPGFATDLQQPITPLLFLADGPSFVTDTIYPERFRHIEELKKMGGAISVDQNTATVKPSTLQGASVYASDLRAGACLIVAGLIAEGVTTIYNVNHIYRGYTNIVENLKSLGANIWTEKI; translated from the coding sequence ATGGCTCAAGAAGTAATAAAAATCAGAGGCGGACAGCCATTAAAAGGGAAGCTTAAAATTAATGGTGCGAAAAACAGTGCAGTTGCCATTATCCCAGCAGCATTACTGGCAGAAGATGTTGTAAAACTTGAAGGGCTACCGCAAATTTCAGATGTTGCTACTTTAGTTAGCTTGTTAGAAGATTTAAATATAAAAACAGATCTTGAAGGTACAGAGTTAAAAATAGATCCGACAGAAATTCAAAACGCATCTTTACCGAATCATAAAGTCGAATCTTTAAGAGCATCATATTATATGATGGGTGCTTTATTAGGCAGATTCAAAAAATGTGTCATCGGTTTGCCTGGCGGCTGTCCTTTAGGACCGCGTCCGATTGATCAGCATATTAAAGGGTTCAAAGCTTTAGGTGCGACAATTGATGAATCAAGCCCGACATCAATGAAGATTGAAGCAGAAGAATTAAAAGGTGCAAATATCTTCTTGGATATGGTCAGTGTCGGTGCGACAATCAATATTATGTTAGCGGCAGTGCGTGCAGAAGGACAAACAGTTATTGAAAACGCCGCAAAAGAACCTGAAGTTGTCGATGTTGCGACATTCTTAACAGGTATGGGTGCTAATATTAAAGGCGCTGGTACAAGTACGATTAAAATTACAGGTGTTGACCACCTTCATGGTGTAACACATCAGATTATTCCAGATAGAATTGAAGCGGGATCATATATGTGTATGGCAGCTGCTTGTGGCGGAGAAGTGGAATTAGACAATATCATTCCAAAACATATTGAACCGTTAACAGTTAAGCTTCAAGAATTAGGTGTGGATGTTAATATCAATGATGATAGTGTCACGCTTAAAGGCCAATTGCCATTTAACAATGTGAATATCAAAACATTGGTATATCCTGGATTTGCGACGGACTTGCAGCAGCCGATTACGCCATTGCTTTTCTTAGCTGACGGCCCTTCATTTGTGACGGATACGATTTATCCGGAACGCTTCAGACATATTGAAGAGTTGAAGAAAATGGGCGGCGCAATTTCTGTTGATCAAAATACAGCAACTGTTAAACCTTCAACATTGCAAGGTGCTTCTGTCTATGCCAGCGACTTGCGTGCAGGGGCTTGTTTAATTGTTGCAGGCTTGATTGCAGAAGGTGTAACAACAATTTATAATGTAAATCACATTTATCGCGGTTACACAAACATTGTTGAAAATTTAAAATCTCTCGGCGCAAACATTTGGACTGAAAAAATCTAA
- a CDS encoding L-threonylcarbamoyladenylate synthase has protein sequence MKTKTWDLRHQLGTKQGQEALEEISAIYHAGGLVALPTETVYGLGANALDNEAVRKIYEAKGRPSDNPLIVHIHDQSQLDAFTAPRSKEVKQLMDTFWPGPISFILPLEPGYLCERVSGGLQSIAVRMPSHPIGRAILEYTNLPIAAPSANISGRPSPTTFAHVFRDLNERVEGIVNGDQSEEGLESTVLDCTQYPFRIARPGAITADMIENVLPGSVDTTAHLDTDKPIAPGMKYKHYSPETPVAMLTKLNHEISSDQDWQHTLFAVPATLKQYIPKNAIYRELSSDIYDLKAANHNLYQILHELDTVDSIHQGYIYRYETTDDSIAFLNRLEKATGNQQIGADQL, from the coding sequence ATGAAGACAAAAACTTGGGATTTGCGTCATCAATTAGGAACTAAACAAGGTCAGGAAGCGTTAGAAGAAATCAGCGCCATCTATCATGCAGGCGGCTTAGTTGCTTTGCCGACAGAAACGGTATACGGGTTAGGTGCGAATGCGCTGGATAATGAAGCAGTGCGTAAAATATACGAAGCAAAAGGACGTCCTTCTGATAATCCTCTGATTGTGCATATTCACGACCAAAGTCAATTAGATGCGTTTACAGCGCCGCGTTCAAAAGAAGTAAAACAGTTAATGGACACATTTTGGCCGGGACCGATTTCATTTATTTTACCGCTGGAACCAGGCTATTTATGCGAACGTGTTTCTGGCGGATTGCAGTCTATCGCAGTCAGAATGCCGAGTCATCCTATCGGCCGAGCTATTTTAGAATATACAAATTTACCGATTGCTGCGCCGAGTGCGAATATCAGCGGCCGTCCATCGCCTACAACCTTTGCTCATGTCTTTAGAGATTTGAATGAACGGGTAGAAGGAATAGTAAACGGTGATCAAAGTGAAGAAGGTTTAGAAAGCACCGTGTTGGATTGCACGCAATATCCGTTCAGAATTGCACGTCCGGGTGCGATTACAGCAGATATGATTGAAAATGTCTTGCCGGGTTCAGTTGATACAACAGCGCATTTAGATACAGATAAACCGATTGCACCTGGAATGAAATACAAACACTATTCACCAGAAACACCTGTAGCGATGCTGACGAAATTAAATCATGAGATTTCAAGCGACCAGGATTGGCAGCACACTTTATTTGCGGTACCTGCGACATTGAAGCAGTATATTCCAAAGAACGCGATTTATCGTGAATTATCTTCTGATATCTATGATTTAAAGGCCGCAAATCATAATTTATATCAAATATTGCATGAACTTGATACGGTTGATTCGATTCATCAAGGTTATATTTATCGTTATGAAACAACCGATGACAGTATTGCTTTCTTGAACAGACTCGAAAAAGCAACAGGCAATCAACAAATAGGAGCGGATCAATTGTGA
- the prfA gene encoding peptide chain release factor 1 gives MFDQLDIVEERYEQLNELLSDPDVVSDSDKLREYSKEQSDLQKTVDVYREYKQNKEDIGEMQEMLHETSDKEEVEMLKSDISELKATLPDLEEELKFLLIPKDPNDDKNVVVEIRAAAGGDEAAIFAGDLYRMYSRYSESLGYKTEVLEMNDSDHGGFKEISFMINGQGAYSKLKYENGAHRVQRVPETESGGRIHTSTATVAVLPEAEDVEVEIRNEDLKIETYRSSGSGGQHVNTTDSAVRITHLPTGIVATSSEKSQIQNREKALKVLKARVYDMKLQEEQEKYASERKSAVGTGDRSERIRTYNYPQNRVTDHRIGLTIQKLDQIIEGKLDEIVDALTMSEQTEKLKELNNVEL, from the coding sequence ATGTTTGATCAATTGGATATCGTAGAAGAACGTTATGAGCAATTAAATGAATTACTGAGCGACCCGGATGTTGTCAGTGATTCAGATAAACTGCGTGAATATTCTAAAGAACAGTCAGATTTGCAAAAGACTGTAGATGTTTATCGCGAATATAAACAAAACAAAGAAGATATCGGTGAAATGCAAGAGATGTTGCATGAAACATCTGATAAAGAAGAAGTGGAAATGCTGAAATCGGATATCAGCGAATTAAAGGCGACATTGCCTGACCTTGAAGAAGAATTGAAATTCTTATTAATTCCTAAAGATCCTAACGACGACAAAAACGTTGTGGTTGAAATCCGTGCGGCTGCAGGCGGAGATGAAGCAGCAATCTTTGCTGGGGATTTATACCGTATGTATTCACGTTACAGTGAATCTTTAGGTTATAAAACAGAAGTATTAGAAATGAATGACAGTGATCATGGCGGATTTAAAGAAATCAGCTTTATGATTAATGGTCAAGGTGCTTATTCTAAATTAAAATATGAAAATGGTGCGCACCGTGTACAACGTGTCCCTGAAACTGAATCAGGCGGCCGTATTCATACTTCTACTGCTACAGTGGCAGTTCTTCCAGAAGCAGAAGATGTTGAAGTAGAAATCAGAAATGAAGATTTGAAGATAGAAACATACCGTTCAAGCGGTTCAGGCGGTCAGCACGTCAACACAACTGACTCAGCGGTACGTATTACGCACTTGCCGACAGGTATCGTTGCGACATCATCTGAAAAATCACAAATTCAAAACCGTGAAAAAGCCTTAAAAGTCTTAAAAGCACGTGTTTATGATATGAAATTGCAAGAAGAACAAGAAAAATATGCATCAGAAAGAAAATCAGCTGTAGGTACGGGTGACCGTTCAGAGCGTATTCGTACGTACAACTATCCGCAAAACCGTGTAACCGACCACCGTATCGGTTTAACAATCCAAAAATTGGATCAAATCATCGAAGGCAAATTAGATGAAATTGTGGATGCTTTAACAATGTCAGAGCAAACTGAGAAATTGAAAGAATTGAATAACGTTGAGTTATAA
- the rho gene encoding transcription termination factor Rho gives MPERERTSPQYESFHELYKNNTTKALTQKAKSLKLTNYSKLNKKELVLAIMEAQMEKDGNYYMEGILDDIQPDGYGFLRTVNYSKGEKDIYISASQIRRFEIKRGDKVTGKVRKPKDNEKYYGLLQVDFVNDHNAEEVKKRPHFQALTPLYPDERIKLETKSNNYSTRIMDLVAPIGLGQRGLIVAPPKAGKTSLLKEIANAVTVNKPEAKLFILLVGERPEEVTDIERSSEAAEVVHSTFDEPPEHHVKVAELLLERAKRLVEIGEDVIILMDSITRLARAYNLVIPPSGRTLSGGLDPASLHKPKHFFGAARNIEAGGSLTILATALIDTGSRMDDMIYEEFKGTGNMELHLDRKLAERRVFPAIDIGRSSTRKEELLVDKKDLDSLWQLRNMFTDSTDFTERFIRKLKRSKNNEEFFHQLQEAAIESKRTGKPII, from the coding sequence ATGCCTGAAAGAGAACGTACATCTCCCCAATACGAGTCTTTCCACGAACTCTATAAGAACAATACTACTAAAGCGCTAACTCAAAAAGCAAAATCTCTTAAACTAACTAACTATAGTAAATTGAATAAAAAAGAATTAGTATTAGCCATTATGGAAGCACAAATGGAAAAAGACGGCAATTACTATATGGAAGGTATCTTAGATGATATCCAACCAGATGGTTACGGCTTTTTAAGAACTGTCAACTACTCTAAAGGCGAAAAAGATATTTATATTTCTGCAAGTCAAATCCGCCGTTTTGAAATCAAACGAGGGGATAAGGTGACAGGGAAAGTCAGAAAGCCTAAAGATAATGAAAAATATTACGGCTTGCTGCAAGTCGATTTTGTCAATGATCATAATGCAGAAGAGGTTAAAAAACGCCCGCATTTCCAAGCACTTACACCGTTATATCCGGATGAGCGTATTAAATTGGAAACAAAATCTAACAATTATTCGACAAGAATCATGGACTTAGTTGCACCTATTGGTTTAGGTCAGCGTGGTTTGATTGTCGCACCGCCTAAAGCAGGTAAAACGTCATTGCTGAAAGAAATCGCTAATGCGGTTACAGTCAATAAACCTGAAGCGAAACTCTTTATTCTGCTTGTCGGAGAACGACCTGAAGAGGTAACAGATATTGAACGATCAAGCGAAGCGGCTGAAGTCGTGCATTCAACATTTGATGAACCGCCGGAACATCATGTTAAAGTAGCTGAATTGTTGTTAGAACGTGCGAAAAGATTAGTTGAAATCGGTGAAGATGTCATCATTTTAATGGATTCGATTACACGTTTGGCACGTGCTTACAACTTAGTAATTCCGCCGAGCGGACGTACTTTATCAGGTGGTTTAGACCCTGCATCATTACACAAACCTAAGCACTTCTTCGGTGCTGCGCGAAACATTGAAGCAGGCGGCAGTTTAACGATTTTAGCAACAGCTTTAATTGATACAGGTTCCAGAATGGACGATATGATTTATGAAGAGTTTAAAGGAACAGGAAACATGGAATTGCATTTAGATCGTAAATTAGCTGAAAGACGTGTCTTCCCAGCAATTGATATCGGCAGAAGTTCAACACGTAAAGAAGAACTGCTGGTTGATAAGAAAGATTTAGACAGTTTATGGCAATTGCGTAATATGTTTACTGATTCAACAGACTTCACTGAACGCTTTATCCGCAAGTTGAAACGTTCTAAAAATAATGAAGAATTCTTCCATCAATTACAAGAAGCTGCAATAGAAAGCAAACGTACAGGCAAACCTATCATTTAA
- a CDS encoding low molecular weight protein arginine phosphatase, with amino-acid sequence MKIIFVCTGNTCRSPMAESIAKSLMSDYEFYSRGLFAMDGQPAAVHTAEILHEKSLDAPTVSCQFSEQDTDADLILTMTEGHKQQLAMMFEKDLPVYTLYEYAGQNGEVSDPYGGTHAQYEQIYNELNYLLNEVKTRLEKDMDN; translated from the coding sequence GTGAAAATAATATTTGTTTGTACAGGCAATACATGCAGGAGCCCGATGGCAGAAAGCATTGCCAAATCATTAATGTCGGACTATGAATTTTATTCAAGAGGCTTATTTGCAATGGATGGACAGCCCGCAGCTGTACATACTGCTGAGATATTGCATGAAAAAAGTTTAGATGCGCCGACTGTATCTTGCCAGTTCAGCGAACAAGATACCGATGCTGATTTAATCTTAACGATGACAGAAGGTCATAAGCAGCAATTGGCCATGATGTTTGAGAAAGATTTGCCGGTGTATACACTTTATGAGTATGCAGGACAAAACGGTGAAGTTTCAGATCCTTACGGCGGTACGCATGCACAGTATGAGCAGATTTACAATGAATTGAATTACTTGCTGAATGAGGTCAAAACGCGATTGGAAAAAGATATGGATAATTAG
- a CDS encoding aldehyde dehydrogenase family protein, with amino-acid sequence MRTQTKQYINGEWVDSASGETIDVINPATEEVLGQIAKGNKEDVDKAVEAANNVYLEFRHSSVEYRRDLLDKIVKEYENRKEDIIEAITDELGAPLEKSEKVHYQMGLNHFTEARDALDNFQFEEQRGNDLVVKEAIGVAGLITPWNFPTNQTSLKLAAAFAAGSPVVLKPSELTPFAAVILAEIFDKVGVPKGVFNLVNGDGEGVGNPLSEHPDVRMMSFTGSGPTGAKIMEKAAQDFKKVSLELGGKSPYIILDDADIDGAAEAAAGKVYNNTGQVCTAGTRTIVPESLKDDFIKAVKEKMSAVKVGDPREDGVDMGPIISKKQYDQVQDYIQKGIDEGAELILGGTGKPEGLEKGYFAKPTIFTNVKNDMTIAQEEIFGPVMSVITYKDLDEAIEIANDTVYGLAGYVYGKDLDTLRKVARQVEAGTIEINEAGRKPDLPFGGYKQSGLGREWGDYGIEEFLEIKSIAGYYNK; translated from the coding sequence TTGAGAACTCAAACTAAACAATATATCAATGGCGAATGGGTAGACAGTGCAAGCGGTGAAACAATTGATGTCATCAACCCTGCAACTGAAGAAGTCTTAGGCCAAATTGCAAAAGGGAATAAAGAAGACGTTGATAAAGCAGTAGAAGCTGCGAACAATGTTTATCTTGAATTCCGTCACAGCAGTGTAGAATACAGAAGAGATTTACTTGATAAAATCGTTAAAGAGTACGAAAACAGAAAAGAAGATATTATAGAAGCAATTACAGATGAGTTAGGTGCACCATTAGAAAAATCTGAAAAAGTGCACTATCAAATGGGATTAAATCATTTCACAGAAGCAAGAGATGCGTTGGATAACTTCCAATTCGAAGAACAGCGCGGCAATGATTTAGTTGTAAAAGAAGCTATCGGTGTAGCAGGATTAATTACGCCTTGGAACTTCCCAACCAACCAAACTTCACTTAAATTAGCGGCAGCTTTCGCAGCAGGCAGCCCAGTAGTGTTGAAACCTTCTGAATTAACACCATTTGCGGCTGTTATCTTAGCAGAAATCTTTGATAAAGTCGGCGTACCGAAAGGTGTCTTCAACTTAGTGAACGGTGACGGCGAAGGTGTCGGCAATCCATTAAGCGAGCACCCTGATGTGCGTATGATGTCATTTACAGGTTCTGGCCCGACAGGTGCAAAAATCATGGAAAAAGCTGCACAAGACTTCAAAAAAGTTTCACTTGAACTTGGCGGTAAATCACCATATATCATTTTAGACGATGCAGATATAGACGGTGCAGCAGAAGCAGCTGCAGGCAAAGTCTACAATAATACTGGACAAGTTTGTACTGCAGGTACAAGGACCATCGTCCCAGAATCATTGAAAGATGACTTCATTAAAGCAGTAAAAGAAAAAATGAGTGCAGTTAAAGTCGGAGACCCAAGAGAAGACGGTGTAGACATGGGTCCGATTATCAGTAAAAAACAATATGATCAAGTTCAAGATTATATTCAAAAAGGTATCGACGAAGGTGCTGAATTAATCCTTGGCGGTACAGGCAAACCTGAAGGCTTAGAAAAAGGCTATTTCGCAAAACCTACTATCTTTACTAATGTTAAAAACGATATGACGATTGCACAAGAAGAAATCTTCGGTCCGGTGATGTCAGTCATCACATACAAAGACTTGGACGAAGCAATTGAAATCGCAAACGATACAGTATATGGTTTAGCAGGTTATGTTTATGGTAAAGATTTAGATACTTTACGCAAAGTTGCACGTCAAGTAGAAGCTGGTACAATTGAAATCAATGAAGCCGGACGCAAACCAGATCTTCCGTTCGGCGGCTACAAACAATCAGGCTTAGGCAGAGAATGGGGCGACTACGGTATTGAAGAATTCTTAGAAATCAAATCAATTGCCGGATATTACAACAAATAG
- a CDS encoding helix-turn-helix domain-containing protein has protein sequence MEVCPYLEETFKIIGRSWNGLILNYLSRCPEKSAHFSEMKKDLKTITPRSLSLKLTELMEWDLVEKNIVSKAPVSIVYQLTDKGAALAEALVPMEEWAQKYVELEQEHKAANS, from the coding sequence ATGGAAGTATGTCCTTATTTAGAAGAAACATTTAAAATCATCGGTCGCAGCTGGAATGGATTGATATTGAATTATCTATCTAGATGCCCAGAAAAGTCAGCTCACTTCAGTGAAATGAAGAAAGACTTGAAGACCATCACACCGCGTTCTTTAAGTTTAAAACTTACAGAATTGATGGAATGGGACTTAGTAGAAAAGAATATTGTATCCAAAGCACCTGTCTCAATTGTCTATCAATTAACAGATAAAGGTGCAGCACTGGCTGAAGCATTAGTACCGATGGAAGAATGGGCACAAAAATACGTCGAACTGGAACAAGAGCATAAAGCTGCAAATTCTTAG
- the fdaB gene encoding class IIb fructose-bisphosphate aldolase FdaB, with protein MPLVSMKEMLIDAKEKGYAVGQYNLNNLEFTQAILEASQEQNAPVILGVSEGAARYMSGFYTVVKMVEGLLHDLKITVPVAIHLDHGSSFEKCKEAIDAGFTSVMIDASHSPFEENIETTKKVVEYAHARGVSVEAELGTVGGQEDDVVADGVIYADPKECQELVEKTGIDTLAPALGSVHGPYKGEPNLGFKEMEEIGKSTGLPLVLHGGTGIPTKDIQKSISLGTAKINVNTENQISSAKAVREVLNNDKDVYDPRKYLGPAREAIKATVTGKIKEFGTSNRA; from the coding sequence ATGCCTTTAGTTTCAATGAAAGAAATGTTAATCGACGCAAAAGAAAAAGGTTATGCAGTTGGACAATATAACCTTAATAACCTAGAATTCACTCAAGCTATTCTAGAAGCTTCACAAGAACAAAATGCTCCAGTTATCTTAGGTGTATCTGAAGGTGCTGCGCGTTACATGAGCGGGTTCTACACAGTAGTTAAAATGGTTGAAGGTTTATTACATGACCTTAAAATCACTGTACCTGTAGCAATCCACTTAGACCATGGTTCAAGTTTCGAAAAATGTAAAGAAGCAATCGACGCTGGTTTCACATCAGTTATGATCGACGCTTCACACAGCCCATTCGAAGAAAACATTGAAACAACTAAAAAAGTTGTTGAATATGCACATGCTCGCGGAGTATCTGTAGAAGCTGAATTAGGTACAGTCGGCGGACAAGAAGATGACGTTGTTGCTGACGGTGTTATCTATGCTGACCCTAAAGAGTGTCAAGAATTAGTTGAAAAAACTGGTATTGATACTTTAGCACCAGCATTAGGTTCAGTTCACGGTCCTTACAAAGGCGAACCAAACTTAGGCTTCAAAGAAATGGAAGAAATCGGTAAATCTACTGGCTTACCATTAGTATTGCACGGCGGTACTGGTATCCCAACTAAAGATATCCAAAAATCTATTTCTTTAGGTACAGCTAAAATCAACGTGAACACTGAAAACCAAATTTCTTCAGCGAAAGCAGTTCGCGAAGTATTAAACAACGACAAAGATGTTTACGATCCACGTAAATATTTAGGACCAGCTCGCGAAGCTATCAAAGCTACTGTAACTGGTAAAATCAAAGAGTTCGGTACTTCTAACCGCGCTTAA
- a CDS encoding thymidine kinase codes for MYETYHSGWIECITGSMFSGKSEELIRRLKRGMYAKQKVIVFKPAIDDRYHKEKVVSHNGNAIEAITIKKAEEILEQDLTEVDVIGIDEVQFFEDSVVEIAQDLAEQGHRVIVAGLDMDFRGKPFKPMPQLMAVSELVTKLQAVCAVCGAPASRTQRLINGRPAKEDDPIIMVGADESYEPRCRAHHIVAPSESEKEEL; via the coding sequence ATGTATGAAACTTATCATTCCGGCTGGATTGAATGTATTACCGGCAGCATGTTCAGCGGTAAATCTGAAGAATTAATCCGCAGATTAAAACGCGGCATGTATGCAAAACAGAAAGTCATAGTATTTAAACCTGCAATAGATGATCGTTACCACAAAGAAAAAGTGGTATCGCATAACGGCAATGCAATAGAAGCAATCACTATTAAAAAGGCTGAAGAAATTTTAGAACAAGATTTGACTGAAGTCGATGTGATTGGTATAGATGAAGTGCAATTTTTTGAGGATTCGGTTGTAGAAATTGCACAAGATTTGGCAGAACAAGGCCACCGTGTCATTGTGGCAGGACTGGACATGGACTTCAGAGGGAAACCTTTTAAACCGATGCCGCAGTTGATGGCTGTCAGTGAGTTGGTTACTAAGCTGCAAGCAGTATGTGCAGTTTGCGGTGCACCTGCAAGCAGAACACAGCGTTTAATCAATGGCAGACCTGCTAAAGAAGATGACCCGATTATTATGGTAGGGGCAGATGAAAGTTATGAACCTAGATGCCGCGCACATCATATCGTTGCACCTAGTGAATCTGAGAAGGAGGAATTATAA